A window of Pseudomonas monteilii contains these coding sequences:
- a CDS encoding hydrolase Nlp/P60 produces MAMLARFAFLSLAALLTACSSQAPAPAPVVPKQRPLVINHQPSFSPVAEDVLFRAIGLVGTPYRWGGNTPDSGFDCSGLIKYVYQDAAGIRLPRSTREMIVMRAPNVDINALQSGDVVFFATGGGSQVSHAGIYVGEGRFVHAPSTGGTVRLDHLSNSYWHKAYLQAKRIIPAGHLAQNP; encoded by the coding sequence ATGGCGATGTTGGCGCGCTTCGCATTTCTCTCCCTGGCAGCCCTGTTGACTGCCTGTTCCAGTCAGGCGCCTGCCCCGGCACCGGTCGTGCCCAAGCAGCGACCTCTGGTGATCAACCATCAACCCTCGTTCTCGCCAGTCGCCGAAGACGTGCTGTTTCGCGCCATCGGTCTGGTCGGTACCCCGTACCGCTGGGGTGGCAACACGCCGGATTCCGGGTTCGATTGCAGCGGCTTGATCAAGTACGTGTACCAGGATGCGGCAGGCATCCGCCTGCCGCGCTCCACCCGCGAGATGATCGTCATGCGCGCGCCCAACGTCGACATCAATGCCTTGCAGTCAGGCGACGTGGTGTTCTTCGCCACCGGCGGCGGTTCGCAGGTCAGCCATGCAGGGATCTATGTCGGAGAGGGGCGCTTCGTCCACGCCCCGTCCACGGGCGGCACCGTGCGCCTGGACCATCTGTCGAACAGTTACTGGCACAAGGCCTATTTACAGGCCAAGCGCATCATCCCGGCGGGGCACCTGGCACAGAACCCGTGA
- a CDS encoding peptidase P60, translated as MLSRFAPLVPLALVTLLFGCAAQGPVSQPQDHAPVTAQVQHKAQAPVASVFDAEPAEDEDTQPFAHGSQPYRLPVLADSILERGKELIGTRYRFGGTTEKSGFDCSGFIGYLFREEAGMNLPRSTREMINVDAPTVSRSKLKPGDLLFFSTNGRGRVSHAGIYLGDNQFIHSSSRRSGGVRIDSLGDRYWSKTFMEAKRALAMAPTTIARN; from the coding sequence ATGCTGTCTCGCTTCGCACCCCTCGTGCCACTTGCACTGGTGACCCTGCTTTTTGGCTGCGCCGCTCAAGGCCCTGTTTCCCAGCCTCAGGATCACGCCCCCGTCACCGCTCAGGTTCAACACAAGGCGCAAGCACCGGTCGCTTCGGTCTTCGACGCAGAACCTGCAGAAGACGAAGACACTCAGCCCTTCGCCCATGGCAGCCAGCCTTACCGCCTGCCGGTGCTGGCCGACAGCATCCTCGAACGTGGCAAAGAGCTGATCGGAACGCGCTACCGGTTCGGTGGCACCACGGAGAAATCCGGGTTCGATTGCAGCGGTTTCATCGGCTACCTGTTCCGTGAAGAAGCCGGCATGAACCTGCCACGCTCGACGCGCGAAATGATCAACGTCGACGCGCCGACCGTGTCGCGCAGCAAGCTCAAGCCAGGCGACCTGCTGTTCTTCAGCACCAACGGTCGCGGTCGCGTCAGCCACGCGGGCATCTACCTCGGCGACAACCAGTTCATCCACTCCAGCAGCCGCCGCAGCGGTGGCGTGCGCATCGACAGCCTGGGCGATCGCTACTGGAGCAAGACCTTCATGGAAGCCAAGCGCGCCTTGGCCATGGCACCGACCACGATCGCGCGCAACTGA